In the Thermococcus sp. MAR1 genome, one interval contains:
- a CDS encoding DUF4855 domain-containing protein has translation MAKFALWWVRWNGSDYESRMTVGDRKATVDDFRERGFDRVVVLDGEGRNSHCSGFMYSNGYNDGRELAKWVLSLGIDMPFYITIPFSRPDGRQRDQAQASFSSVPDSYYRGWINGVLSVDIDNMKGFYWSYESPLQTGPHGENVSREFIQSLHDYVHGHGQELIWIPTIGNRAMKWITNPDYVTIPTLAEYFDHVFVQPHYYQTTKLDDGSDYTLQELALRVKWMSYNGLSIEMEADNTIVGENSNCAYCKNTQGTWREGHFIEKVGCDKIPNQETEQKCINRACDYISAIVEVYIEEFHSSPISVQEAVSTLFPDRAYYFGTDLKVVDKVRAKCSEW, from the coding sequence GTGGCAAAGTTCGCACTATGGTGGGTTCGATGGAATGGTTCTGACTACGAGTCAAGGATGACCGTCGGAGACAGGAAGGCTACTGTTGATGACTTCCGGGAGAGGGGCTTTGATAGGGTTGTCGTACTTGATGGCGAAGGACGTAACTCTCACTGCAGTGGTTTTATGTACTCTAATGGGTACAACGACGGGAGAGAGTTAGCGAAATGGGTTCTTTCCCTGGGCATTGACATGCCGTTTTACATAACAATCCCGTTTAGTCGCCCCGATGGCAGGCAGAGGGATCAGGCCCAAGCGTCTTTTTCAAGTGTCCCCGATTCATACTACAGGGGCTGGATTAATGGAGTTCTTTCCGTCGATATTGACAACATGAAGGGCTTTTACTGGAGCTACGAGAGCCCTCTCCAAACAGGACCCCACGGTGAAAACGTCTCTAGGGAGTTCATCCAGAGCCTCCATGATTACGTTCACGGGCACGGACAAGAACTAATCTGGATTCCCACTATTGGAAACAGGGCTATGAAGTGGATAACGAACCCTGACTATGTCACTATTCCAACCCTTGCAGAGTATTTTGACCACGTGTTTGTTCAGCCTCACTACTATCAGACTACTAAATTAGACGACGGAAGCGATTACACTCTGCAAGAATTGGCGCTTCGCGTTAAATGGATGTCATACAATGGACTTTCAATCGAGATGGAGGCTGATAATACTATAGTGGGGGAAAATAGTAACTGTGCATATTGCAAGAATACTCAGGGAACATGGAGAGAGGGTCACTTTATAGAAAAAGTCGGATGTGACAAAATACCTAATCAAGAAACAGAACAAAAGTGCATTAATCGCGCCTGCGATTACATTAGTGCGATTGTAGAAGTGTATATCGAAGAGTTCCATAGTTCTCCGATTTCAGTTCAAGAAGCTGTTAGCACCTTATTCCCGGATAGAGCTTACTATTTCGGCACTGATTTGAAAGTCGTCGATAAGGTGAGAGCAAAATGCTCAGAATGGTGA
- a CDS encoding ArsR family transcriptional regulator, which translates to MKNVKVFKALEDGPKTIEEIVEITKLPAMEVRRYLLRFVEQGKVESYQKEGKLFWKIKETSEAEEEFKYV; encoded by the coding sequence ATGAAGAACGTCAAGGTTTTTAAGGCTCTGGAGGATGGTCCAAAGACCATCGAGGAGATAGTTGAAATCACGAAGCTCCCGGCGATGGAAGTTAGGAGATACCTTCTCCGCTTCGTCGAGCAGGGCAAGGTCGAGAGCTACCAGAAGGAAGGGAAGCTCTTCTGGAAGATTAAAGAAACCAGCGAGGCCGAGGAAGAGTTCAAGTACGTTTGA
- a CDS encoding Sjogren's syndrome/scleroderma autoantigen 1 family protein, with product MALNGPTEEEMRTVLMPLMLSGAKMLDKHCPKCGSPLFEKDGRVFCPVCEHRKRQRQAEMKGVEERLMEKLNELANSLPDEIDQLEKHLRAMEKIIELLERYRKLEGGE from the coding sequence ATGGCTCTCAATGGACCCACAGAGGAGGAGATGAGAACGGTTCTCATGCCCCTCATGCTGTCCGGGGCAAAGATGCTCGACAAGCACTGTCCCAAGTGCGGTTCACCACTCTTCGAGAAGGACGGAAGGGTTTTTTGCCCGGTATGTGAGCACAGGAAGAGGCAGAGGCAGGCTGAGATGAAGGGCGTTGAGGAGCGTCTCATGGAGAAGCTCAACGAGCTCGCCAACTCCCTGCCGGACGAGATTGACCAACTTGAGAAACACTTAAGGGCAATGGAGAAGATAATAGAACTGTTGGAAAGATACCGGAAACTGGAGGGAGGAGAATGA
- a CDS encoding arginase family protein, whose product MVTFIPFGEKPNRDGVLYVLQLLKRNKLIEDYMIVESSRVELLPERIPLDNAYIVGEHLATYGIIEKLRPSSLLSVDAHTDLMHDYLDHGSWLAYALEERIVNRAAVLAPVLMIPTTERTQLWTRRVKVFPALLRSRKIRGKWRAYKNLQTNSLDEIISEAKKYLGEEVYLTVDLDVLRPEYRIARFQHGELTLEELLDLLEGVKKNFKIVAFDIAEVSDKIRRSRLGKKALVEVFQLLTG is encoded by the coding sequence ATGGTGACGTTCATTCCCTTCGGCGAGAAGCCCAACAGGGACGGGGTTCTCTACGTTCTGCAGCTCTTGAAGAGGAACAAGCTCATCGAGGATTACATGATAGTCGAATCCAGCAGGGTTGAGCTCCTCCCGGAGAGGATTCCCCTCGATAACGCTTACATAGTTGGGGAACACCTTGCGACGTACGGTATAATTGAAAAGCTGAGGCCCAGCTCCCTGCTGAGCGTCGATGCCCACACCGACCTCATGCACGACTACCTCGACCACGGCTCATGGCTGGCTTACGCCCTGGAGGAGCGCATCGTGAACCGGGCAGCGGTTCTAGCGCCGGTTCTCATGATACCAACCACCGAGCGGACCCAGCTCTGGACGAGACGTGTGAAGGTTTTCCCAGCCCTCCTGAGGAGCAGAAAGATTCGCGGAAAGTGGAGAGCCTATAAGAACCTTCAGACGAACTCCCTCGACGAGATAATCTCCGAAGCAAAGAAGTATCTAGGGGAGGAAGTGTACCTGACGGTTGACCTGGACGTTCTCCGCCCCGAGTACCGGATAGCCCGCTTCCAGCATGGGGAGCTCACGCTTGAGGAACTTCTCGATCTCCTTGAGGGGGTAAAGAAAAACTTCAAAATAGTAGCCTTTGACATAGCCGAGGTTTCCGACAAGATTCGCCGCTCGAGACTGGGCAAAAAAGCCCTGGTTGAGGTTTTCCAGCTACTCACGGGGTGA